GAACCGTATTGAAGCCCGCCTCCTGGCATTGCTGCATCACCGAGGTAATGTCAGCGGGTGACTGCCACGCCCGACGCACCAACCAAAGGGCCTGGGGCGGCCAGACCTTCAAGGGATCGGGCGGAGCTACCACGTCCTCTACCTGGTGCTGCCCTGGCGGTTGTGGCCGCGGCGCTTGCCGGACGGCCGCTCTTCTCGGTCGGGCGGTTCGCGTGTCCTCACAGCCGGTGGCCGCAAACATGCCTGCCAGCGCGACCCCAAGCAGCGACGCTCTTGCCCACGAGGGCCACCGACCGCTCAATCTCGCCATCATCTCCACCGCCATCTGCAAGTACGCCGGATGGAAATTTCAACGCATGCCATACCCGGAATCATGGACGGTAACGCCTCGTACCGCAAGGGGCGGGCGCGTCGAAGAGCCCCGCGGCCCCGGCTTGTTCTCGCCAGGTCAGGATCCGTGGCCGCGTGCCGGTTCGGGGGATGCAGCTTACTTGCCGCCGGGTTGATCGTATTCGCCTAGCTTGCGGATCCAGATGTTCCGGAACCGCACCGGATTGGCGTGATCCTGCAATTCGATGAAGACCTCGGGGGCATGTGGCTTGCCATAATACCCCAGCGATGGGTGGGGCATGCCGTTGATGCCGTCGGTGGCGCCGAAGTACTCATGCCGATGGTGCAGCACGGCACCGTTGTGGATGACCGTGACGTTGGCCTTCTTGACCAGCTTCGCATCGCCATCCCATCGCGGCGACTCGAAGACGATGTCGTAGGTCTGCCATTCCCCTGGAGGCTTGCTGGCGTTGACCAGGGGAGGTGCCTGGCCATACATCGCCCCACACTGGCCGTCGGGATAGGTCGGGTTCTTGAAGCAGTCCAGCACCTGGACCTCGTACATCCCGTTGATCAACACGCCGCTGTTGCCGCGGCTCTGACCGTCGCCGCTGGCCCGCTGGGGCGTGGCGAACTCCAGGTGCAGTTGAAAGTCGGACCACTTCTCCCGGGTGCGGATGTTGCCCTTGCCGCTGGCCATGCAGCCGTTCTCGACCGTCCACCGGGCGGGCTGGTGGTCGCCACCCTGCCACTTGGAAAAATCCTTGCCGTCGAAGAGGATGACCGCGTCCGACGGCGCGGGGGCGTTGTGGCTGAACGTGGTTCCAGGCGTCACCACCCGCGGCTGTGGTCGCTCGCCGTCGTGCACACACCAGGGCGTCCCGGGAATGATCGGTGTTCCCTTGTAGCCCAGCCCCTGGAAGGTGGCCGCCGCATAAACGGCCGCCACCGCACTCAGGCCACCCAAGCCCAAGCCGACGAGTCTGAGGAATGGTGAGGTTCTCATGGTCTGTCCGCTCCGGTCTGATCCAGTGTGAGGCCAAATGACCTCGAGGACAGGTCCCTTGCCGTTGCGCCCGACGCCGACCTGTTCGCCACATCCTACCGCGAACCTTCCCGGTCCGTCGAGAGCATCGCCAGAGGCCGGCAGGAGAAGGGACTCCAGCGAGAGATTTTGCCTCCGTTCATGTCAGCGGCACTCCACGATCCGGTCCCGCACCGCGAAAGGCATTCCTGGGCAGGACGCACCCGGGAAGGCCCCACAGCTCTGACTGGGTCTGGTCACCGGCTCGGCACGATCGTCCCCCATGCCGCCGTGCGGCAGCGATCACTGTTGACTCGTGCGGAACGGTTCCACCGGGACACGCTCGCCTCTCACCAGCGCCTTGTTCCACGCGTCGAAACGGGTGTAGTAGGGGCGGTGCGAGCCGTGCGTCTCACCGTGTTCGGCCAAGGGGAGCACGACGACCTCGGTCGGTCCCTGCAGAGCGTTGCACGTGGCAAAGATGCCGGGCGGCGGGCAGGTGGTGTCAATGAGCCCGATACCGGCCAGCACCGGGCACTTCACCCGCGAAGCGAAATGCACCACGTCATAGTAGCGGGCGGCATCGCGGACCTTGGCCTCGTTCTTGTCCTTCGTCTTCCAGTACCACATCGGCCAGCCCGGAAGGCGTTCCGCTTCCGGACCGTTCAGGTCGCAACCGGCCGGAACACACGCGAGCACGGCCGTGACCTTCGGATGCAGGGCGGCCGTCACGATCGACTGCAGACCGCCTTGGCTGCCGCCAGTGACGACCAGGGTTTTCCCGTCCCAATCGGGCCGTTCGGTCAGGTACTGGGCCGCCCGGAAGCAGGAGAGGTACATCCGCAGGAAATAGCTGGTTTCGCGATCGTCATTTCCGATCGCGGGATAGTCCTTGAGCGGCCCCGTGCCCTGGTCCTTGTAGAATGGCTCCGGCTCATCGATGGGCAGATCGTGAGCGTTGATATTGAGAACCAGCCAGCCTTCCGCCGCCCGGCCGGTGACCCACTCCTTCTGCAGCGGGTACACGCCTGCCCACTGGACGATGAGCATGGCCGGAAGCTTCTCTCCCTGCCTCGGCCGGGCGAGCTGGCCGTGGATATGCGAGCCGCGAATGTGGTCCATGGTGATCTTGTGATACTCGAGGTCCGCCTTGCCGCTGTCCCCGGTGGTGAGCTGCGGATTGGCGGGAACGCCGGCCAGGTCCTTGAGCTTGCTCTCCCAGAAGGCGTCGAAATCGTCCGGGCGCCTGGAGGCGGGTCGCAGCTTCTCCGGCGAAACCAAGGCGCCGCCCAGAGCCTTGACCCGCCGCTTGCCATCGACCGGGGGAAGCGTCACCTCGGCCAGCAGCCAGCCGGGTTCGTCGAGCCTGGCTTCGATTCGACCCTTGCCCTGGGAGAGGCTGACCCGGCCTCTGCTGACTTCGGTCACTCCGCCCTTCTTGACCACGAAGAATACCTCGGAGGCGGAGGAGTCCTTGACCTCCACGGTCCATCGTATGACCTCGCCC
This portion of the Phycisphaerae bacterium genome encodes:
- a CDS encoding acetylxylan esterase, which produces GEVIRWTVEVKDSSASEVFFVVKKGGVTEVSRGRVSLSQGKGRIEARLDEPGWLLAEVTLPPVDGKRRVKALGGALVSPEKLRPASRRPDDFDAFWESKLKDLAGVPANPQLTTGDSGKADLEYHKITMDHIRGSHIHGQLARPRQGEKLPAMLIVQWAGVYPLQKEWVTGRAAEGWLVLNINAHDLPIDEPEPFYKDQGTGPLKDYPAIGNDDRETSYFLRMYLSCFRAAQYLTERPDWDGKTLVVTGGSQGGLQSIVTAALHPKVTAVLACVPAGCDLNGPEAERLPGWPMWYWKTKDKNEAKVRDAARYYDVVHFASRVKCPVLAGIGLIDTTCPPPGIFATCNALQGPTEVVVLPLAEHGETHGSHRPYYTRFDAWNKALVRGERVPVEPFRTSQQ
- a CDS encoding DUF1080 domain-containing protein is translated as MRTSPFLRLVGLGLGGLSAVAAVYAAATFQGLGYKGTPIIPGTPWCVHDGERPQPRVVTPGTTFSHNAPAPSDAVILFDGKDFSKWQGGDHQPARWTVENGCMASGKGNIRTREKWSDFQLHLEFATPQRASGDGQSRGNSGVLINGMYEVQVLDCFKNPTYPDGQCGAMYGQAPPLVNASKPPGEWQTYDIVFESPRWDGDAKLVKKANVTVIHNGAVLHHRHEYFGATDGINGMPHPSLGYYGKPHAPEVFIELQDHANPVRFRNIWIRKLGEYDQPGGK